The genomic stretch ACCGGAGGCTCAGGTAGCGGAAGGCGACGGCGCCCAGGCCAGCGCCGGTCCCGACGGTCAGCGCGCGCACCACCAACCCCGTCGGCGTGCCGTGGAGCAGGTCGTGCGCACGCGCGCCGATCGTCTCCGGGAGTCTGATGGCGCTCGCCGAGGTCCGCGCCATACCGAGCCTCACGACCCGCGCAAGAGGCGCCCGAGCACCTCGCGCAACCGCTCGACGTCGCCCCAGTCAGTGCCGTCGAAGTAGCTTCGGATCCGCGCTTGCCGGTCGACGAGCGCGAAACGCGAGGCGTGGACGAGGCGAATGATTCTCGGGGCCGCCTCATCCTCGTGCGCCCAGGCGCTGGCCGGCCGCATCCACGCCCAGGCCACCGCGGGCGTGGATGGGCGCGACGCGATCACGGCGAGATGGAAGCCATCGACGGCGAGCCGGTAGATGTCCGGACGCGGCCCCGTCAGGAACAGCCACTGGCGGGGATCCGCGTGGAACCGCGCGGCGTACGATTCCAGCGCGTCCCGGTCGTCGTGGTCGGGATCCACGGTGATTGAGACCAACAGCAGGTCGGGAACGCCCGACAGATCGGCCTGTAGCCGCGCCAGGTGCGCGCTCTGCAGGGGACAGCTGTCCGCGCACCGCGTGTAGAAGAAATTCACGACGGATACCTTGCCGAGCAGATCGGCACGCGTGATCGTTCGGCCGCTACGCTCCACGAGCGAGAAGTCCGGGACGACCCCGTACACCGTCATTTCGGGTTCGGTCAGCCGGATGATCCGCAACCGGATCACGGTGCCAGCACCCACGAGCATGAGGGCCACGATCGCCAGCACCGAGACCCATGACCGCAAAAATCGCGTTGCCTTCACTTCCCCTCCATCTTCATGTCGTCCGAGTTCTTCAGGGCGCCGCTCATGGCGTGATGCGACATGTCATCCGTCTTCGTGGAACCGCTCATGTGGTGATGCGGCATCGCGGCTGCGGCGAGCGACTTCAGGTAGGCCACCAGA from Candidatus Methylomirabilota bacterium encodes the following:
- a CDS encoding SCO family protein, whose translation is MKATRFLRSWVSVLAIVALMLVGAGTVIRLRIIRLTEPEMTVYGVVPDFSLVERSGRTITRADLLGKVSVVNFFYTRCADSCPLQSAHLARLQADLSGVPDLLLVSITVDPDHDDRDALESYAARFHADPRQWLFLTGPRPDIYRLAVDGFHLAVIASRPSTPAVAWAWMRPASAWAHEDEAAPRIIRLVHASRFALVDRQARIRSYFDGTDWGDVERLREVLGRLLRGS